The Anabaena sp. WA102 genome contains a region encoding:
- a CDS encoding IS607 family transposase: MPRLSSHEQKRKLRTSEAGCSESCTPRFNREGRGIVPALDSTRYNLDSIIPVRHGNPSDERATVLYARVSSRSQKNDLEQQVQFLQSRYPDAEIITDIGSGLNFKRKGLQALLDRVLGNTCKLVVIAHKDRLCRFGFDLISWLCARQQTQILVLKQTNLSPEIEMVEDILAIIHVFSCRLYGLRKYKKQVIEDSELPSVPSKGT; the protein is encoded by the coding sequence CTGCCACGATTATCTTCACATGAGCAAAAGCGAAAGCTAAGAACGTCGGAAGCTGGGTGCAGTGAAAGCTGCACGCCCAGATTTAACAGAGAGGGGCGCGGGATAGTACCCGCCCTCGACTCTACCAGATATAACCTCGATTCAATTATCCCTGTTCGACATGGTAATCCATCAGACGAGCGAGCCACTGTTCTATATGCCAGAGTTTCAAGCCGCAGTCAGAAAAACGACCTTGAGCAACAGGTTCAGTTTCTCCAGTCTCGTTACCCTGACGCAGAAATCATCACTGACATCGGCAGTGGACTCAACTTCAAACGAAAAGGTCTTCAAGCCTTACTGGACAGAGTTCTCGGAAACACTTGCAAACTTGTTGTCATTGCCCACAAAGATCGGCTTTGTCGCTTTGGATTCGATCTTATCTCATGGCTCTGTGCTAGGCAGCAAACTCAAATATTGGTTCTCAAGCAAACGAACCTCAGCCCAGAAATCGAAATGGTTGAAGATATCCTTGCCATTATCCATGTCTTCAGTTGCCGATTGTATGGACTTAGAAAGTACAAAAAACAAGTCATTGAAGACAGCGAGTTACCGAGTGTACCCAGCAAAGGAACTTGA
- a CDS encoding group II intron reverse transcriptase/maturase — protein sequence MIRHRDNSSESWKTLPWKQFRRNLFRLQKRVYKAVQVGDKRKAKSLQKLILKSTAARLLAIRQVTQLNAGKKTAGIDGKTALTFEQRFQLSEKLRTECNDWKHQGLREIPMPKKDGKTRILKVPTIADRAYQCLIKYALEPAHEATFHAKSYGFRTGRSAHDAQKILFNNLNSNANGIDKRVIELDIEKCFDRINHSAIMDKLIAPRSIRQGIFRCLKAGVNPEFPEQGTPQGGVVSALLANIALNGIESIHRYHKISNCRITEKTSKREIIEPTIRYADDMVIILRPQDDAIEILDKISQFLAERGMKVSEKKTKLTAATDGFDFLGWNFKVQKNGKFRCVPSVDNYKSFRKKVKFIVNNSNYGATTKAEKLAPVVRGWRNYHRFCKMDGSRNSLFHIETRAFKVFNKETKQNRHTSKQLLDKAFPPVPYSENKHINVKGEKSPYDGDLSYWSERNSKLYDSHTSKALKRQNHKCGHCGLKMLNDEKVHLHHLDGNHQNWKTKNLLAIHESCHDYLHMSKSES from the coding sequence ATGATTAGACACAGAGACAACTCTAGTGAATCTTGGAAAACGTTACCCTGGAAGCAATTCCGCCGTAACTTATTCCGCCTACAAAAACGAGTGTATAAAGCGGTTCAAGTTGGAGACAAGCGCAAAGCCAAGTCCCTACAAAAGCTGATTCTGAAATCAACCGCAGCAAGATTACTGGCTATTCGTCAAGTAACACAGCTAAATGCTGGAAAAAAGACAGCGGGAATTGACGGGAAGACCGCGCTCACATTTGAGCAAAGGTTTCAACTGAGTGAAAAGCTTAGAACCGAATGTAACGACTGGAAACACCAGGGATTACGTGAAATACCCATGCCCAAAAAGGACGGTAAAACCCGGATTCTCAAAGTCCCCACTATTGCAGATAGAGCGTATCAATGCCTTATCAAATACGCATTAGAACCAGCGCACGAAGCAACCTTCCACGCCAAAAGCTACGGGTTCAGAACGGGACGTTCAGCGCATGATGCCCAAAAAATCCTGTTTAATAACCTAAACTCCAACGCCAACGGAATAGATAAACGAGTTATTGAACTCGATATTGAAAAATGCTTCGACAGGATAAACCATTCCGCCATCATGGATAAACTCATAGCTCCCAGAAGCATAAGACAAGGGATTTTCCGATGTCTCAAAGCCGGAGTCAATCCAGAATTTCCTGAACAAGGAACACCTCAAGGGGGCGTGGTAAGTGCACTACTAGCTAACATCGCTTTGAATGGGATTGAAAGTATTCATAGATATCATAAGATATCTAATTGCCGAATTACAGAAAAAACCTCAAAGAGAGAAATTATTGAACCAACAATCCGGTACGCGGATGACATGGTAATAATACTCCGACCTCAAGACGATGCCATAGAAATACTTGACAAAATCAGTCAGTTCCTAGCAGAACGGGGAATGAAAGTCAGTGAGAAAAAGACAAAGCTAACCGCCGCGACAGATGGGTTTGATTTTCTAGGCTGGAACTTCAAAGTCCAGAAAAACGGGAAATTTAGATGCGTTCCATCAGTGGATAACTATAAATCTTTCCGCAAGAAAGTAAAATTCATCGTCAACAACTCGAATTATGGTGCTACCACTAAGGCTGAGAAATTAGCCCCTGTAGTTAGAGGTTGGAGGAATTACCACCGCTTCTGCAAGATGGACGGATCGCGTAACTCGCTATTCCACATCGAAACAAGAGCATTCAAGGTATTCAACAAGGAAACCAAACAGAACCGCCACACTAGCAAGCAATTACTAGATAAGGCGTTTCCCCCAGTCCCTTACTCCGAAAATAAACATATCAATGTCAAAGGTGAAAAGTCGCCTTACGACGGAGATTTGAGTTATTGGAGCGAGCGCAACAGCAAGCTCTATGACAGTCATACCTCTAAAGCCCTCAAACGGCAAAACCATAAATGTGGTCATTGTGGGTTAAAAATGCTCAATGATGAGAAGGTACATTTACATCACTTAGATGGAAACCACCAAAACTGGAAAACTAAAAACCTTCTAGCCATTCACGAAAGCTGCCACGATTATCTTCACATGAGCAAAAGCGAAAGCTAA
- a CDS encoding excisionase family DNA-binding protein, translating to MTVNYVPPRVAATRLGVSTKTLERWLEDGKIEGIFTQGGQRVRFVVS from the coding sequence ATGACAGTAAATTATGTACCTCCAAGAGTCGCTGCTACCAGATTGGGAGTCAGCACCAAAACACTTGAAAGGTGGCTTGAAGACGGGAAAATCGAAGGCATCTTTACCCAAGGTGGACAAAGAGTGCGATTCGTTGTTAGTTGA
- the mnmG gene encoding tRNA uridine-5-carboxymethylaminomethyl(34) synthesis enzyme MnmG codes for MTMHNSAEFRDAYDVIVVGAGHAGCEAALATARLGCRTLLLTLNLDKIAWQPCNPAVGGPAKSQLTHEIDALGGEIGKMADRTYLQKRILNSSRGPAVWALRAQTDKREYAAIMKGIVENQENLTIREGMVTDLILNDSNEVIGLETYFGVSFHCKAVILTTGTFLGGKIWVGNKSMPAGRAGEFAAEGLTQTLNRLGFETGRLKTGTPARVDKRSVDYSQMEIQPGDEAVRWFSFDPEVWVEREQMPCHMTRTTQETHRLIRENLHLSPVYGGWVEAKGPRYCPSIEDKIVRFADKESHQIFIEPEGRDIPELYIQGFSTGLPETLQILMLRSLTGLENCVMLRPAYAVEYDYLPTTQCFPTLMTKKIPGLFCAGQVNGTTGYEEAAAQGIVAGINAARFVRGKEMIIFPREQSYIGTLIDDLCTKDLREPYRMLTSRSEYRLLLRSDNADIRMTPLGREIGLIDDRRWDLYSQKQEQITGEKKRLHVTRIKENEAVGQAIAHDTQEAIRGSITLADLLRRSGIHYLDLERHGLHNPALKQAEKEGAEIDIKYAGYLARQQNQIDQVARQANRQLSSDLDYSTIETLSKESREKLNKVKPLTIGQAARIGGVNPADINALLIYLELAKNKTVIGNR; via the coding sequence ATGACCATGCACAATTCCGCTGAATTCCGAGACGCTTATGATGTGATTGTCGTCGGTGCAGGTCACGCCGGTTGCGAAGCAGCGCTTGCTACTGCCCGCCTCGGTTGTCGGACTCTGCTATTGACCCTAAATTTAGATAAAATCGCTTGGCAACCCTGTAACCCCGCAGTGGGTGGTCCTGCTAAGTCCCAATTAACCCATGAAATAGATGCTTTGGGTGGGGAAATTGGCAAAATGGCAGACCGGACATACCTACAAAAACGCATCCTCAACTCTTCACGGGGTCCAGCGGTATGGGCATTACGGGCGCAAACTGATAAGCGGGAATATGCAGCGATAATGAAGGGAATTGTCGAAAATCAGGAGAATTTGACAATTCGGGAAGGCATGGTGACGGATTTAATCTTAAATGATAGTAATGAAGTTATTGGTTTAGAAACATATTTTGGCGTATCTTTTCACTGCAAAGCGGTAATTCTCACCACCGGCACATTTCTAGGTGGTAAAATTTGGGTGGGGAATAAATCAATGCCCGCAGGACGCGCGGGAGAGTTTGCAGCGGAAGGATTAACACAAACTTTGAATCGTTTGGGATTTGAAACCGGCAGACTGAAAACTGGGACACCAGCACGGGTTGATAAGCGTTCCGTTGATTACAGTCAAATGGAAATTCAACCGGGAGACGAAGCTGTGCGGTGGTTTAGTTTTGACCCCGAAGTGTGGGTAGAACGTGAACAAATGCCTTGTCACATGACCCGGACAACCCAAGAAACTCATCGGTTAATTCGGGAAAATTTGCATTTGTCGCCGGTGTATGGTGGTTGGGTGGAAGCAAAAGGACCCCGCTATTGTCCGAGTATTGAAGATAAGATTGTCCGTTTTGCCGATAAGGAAAGTCACCAAATCTTTATCGAACCGGAAGGAAGAGATATTCCTGAATTGTATATCCAAGGCTTTTCCACTGGTTTACCCGAAACTTTGCAAATTTTGATGTTGCGGAGTTTGACTGGTTTGGAAAATTGTGTGATGTTGCGTCCGGCTTATGCTGTAGAGTATGATTATTTGCCCACAACTCAGTGTTTTCCCACCTTAATGACAAAAAAAATCCCAGGGTTATTTTGTGCCGGACAGGTCAACGGGACGACTGGTTATGAAGAAGCTGCTGCCCAAGGAATAGTAGCGGGAATCAATGCAGCGCGGTTTGTCCGGGGTAAGGAAATGATTATTTTTCCCCGTGAACAAAGTTATATTGGCACTCTAATTGATGACCTGTGTACGAAGGATTTACGCGAACCTTATCGGATGCTCACCAGTCGGTCAGAGTATCGGTTATTACTGCGTTCTGATAATGCTGATATCCGCATGACACCTTTGGGACGGGAAATAGGTTTAATTGATGACCGACGTTGGGATTTGTATAGTCAAAAACAAGAACAAATTACAGGGGAGAAAAAACGCCTTCATGTTACTAGAATAAAAGAGAATGAGGCAGTGGGGCAAGCGATCGCTCACGATACCCAAGAAGCAATTAGAGGTTCTATTACCCTGGCTGATTTACTGCGTCGTTCAGGTATTCATTATCTTGATTTAGAACGCCACGGACTTCATAACCCTGCCCTCAAACAAGCCGAAAAAGAAGGAGCAGAAATTGACATCAAATATGCCGGTTATTTAGCCAGACAGCAAAACCAAATTGACCAAGTTGCCCGTCAAGCAAATCGCCAACTATCTAGTGATTTGGACTACTCAACCATTGAGACTTTATCTAAAGAATCCCGAGAAAAACTCAACAAAGTTAAACCCCTCACCATTGGACAAGCAGCAAGAATTGGCGGAGTTAACCCAGCCGATATCAACGCTCTTTTGATATATTTAGAACTAGCTAAAAACAAGACGGTAATAGGTAATAGGTAA
- a CDS encoding AAA family ATPase, whose amino-acid sequence MKINQLSYYDHKRQWRIEPIEFSDFNLLVGVSGVGKTRILQAILDLQKISEGKSLNGVEWDIHFTYKNNEYHWSGEFECNISNNLILENEENNFSKNSNFKIKNESLSKNGELIIDRNEIEIKFKNNILPIKPSPVQSVVETLNGEADIAAVKHGFESIISTVQWSDASFYNGLIYNIVIDKIFKDSSLDQRMVVDKRYYQSNLPVQIKLVIAYFEKNPIFQAIKERFINIFEQVEDIKIEQDEDENEEDTLLNSIQEKAPLTIKIKEKGVNNWISEKYISSGMYKTLIQISECYLTAEGSVILIDEFENSLGVNCIDILSDLLSESRNLQFIITSHHPYIINKVGMEHWKIVTRKGGVVTAKDAKDFGLGKSRHEAFMQLINLDE is encoded by the coding sequence ATGAAAATTAATCAACTAAGTTATTATGACCATAAAAGACAATGGCGAATTGAGCCAATCGAGTTTTCTGATTTTAATCTTCTAGTTGGTGTTTCTGGCGTTGGTAAAACTAGAATTTTACAAGCAATACTTGATTTGCAAAAAATATCTGAGGGTAAATCACTCAACGGAGTTGAATGGGATATACATTTTACTTATAAAAACAATGAATATCATTGGAGTGGTGAGTTTGAGTGCAATATCTCAAACAATTTAATATTGGAAAATGAAGAAAATAATTTCTCTAAAAATAGTAATTTCAAGATAAAGAATGAATCTTTATCTAAAAATGGAGAATTAATAATAGATAGAAATGAAATCGAAATAAAGTTCAAGAACAATATATTACCAATCAAGCCTTCACCAGTTCAAAGTGTAGTGGAAACATTAAATGGAGAAGCAGATATAGCAGCTGTCAAGCATGGATTCGAGAGCATAATTTCCACTGTTCAATGGTCAGATGCTTCTTTCTATAACGGTCTTATATATAATATTGTTATAGATAAAATATTTAAGGATAGTTCTTTAGATCAAAGGATGGTTGTTGACAAAAGATATTATCAATCTAACTTGCCAGTTCAGATTAAATTAGTAATTGCTTATTTTGAAAAAAATCCAATATTTCAAGCAATTAAAGAGAGATTTATAAATATATTTGAGCAAGTAGAAGATATCAAAATAGAACAAGATGAAGATGAAAATGAAGAGGACACTCTTTTAAATTCTATTCAAGAAAAAGCTCCTCTCACAATTAAAATAAAAGAAAAAGGCGTAAATAATTGGATTAGTGAAAAATATATATCATCTGGTATGTATAAAACCTTAATACAAATCAGTGAATGTTATTTGACTGCTGAAGGATCTGTGATTTTGATTGATGAATTTGAAAATAGTTTAGGAGTGAATTGTATTGATATTCTAAGTGATTTACTATCTGAAAGTAGGAATTTACAATTTATAATTACCAGTCACCATCCTTATATTATCAATAAAGTTGGAATGGAACATTGGAAAATAGTTACTCGCAAAGGTGGTGTAGTAACTGCTAAAGATGCAAAAGATTTTGGACTAGGTAAATCCAGACACGAAGCATTTATGCAATTGATTAATCTCGATGAATAA
- a CDS encoding 2Fe-2S iron-sulfur cluster-binding protein — MSKIYTVEINHQGTKHTLQVSEDENILDAASANGLDLPTSCGAGVCTTCAALITEGTVNQEDGMGVSLDLQKQGYALLCVAKPLSDLKIETEKEEIVYKAQFGKGG; from the coding sequence ATGTCCAAAATTTACACCGTAGAAATTAACCACCAAGGTACAAAACATACCCTGCAAGTTTCTGAAGATGAAAATATTCTTGACGCTGCCTCAGCTAATGGTTTAGACTTACCAACTTCTTGCGGTGCTGGTGTTTGTACAACTTGTGCGGCTTTGATTACAGAAGGAACTGTAAATCAAGAAGATGGTATGGGTGTAAGTCTAGATTTGCAAAAACAAGGCTATGCGCTGCTTTGTGTTGCTAAACCTCTTTCTGATTTAAAAATCGAAACAGAAAAAGAAGAGATTGTTTATAAAGCGCAATTTGGGAAAGGTGGATAA
- a CDS encoding DUF3326 domain-containing protein — MQKPYTVILIIPTGIGAAIGGYAGDALPVARVISQVCDRLITHPNVMNGASLYWNIPNGFYVEGYGLDKFAAGEWGLRPVRSNRVGLLLDQGIEPELMLRHLQVADAARATLGLNITNHVITDAPLNVELRTSPSGASWGTIGNPDSLLRAAEKLIIEEKAEAIAVVARFPDDMDETAIKNYHQGQGVDPIAGVEAVISHLLVRTFKIPCAHAPALASTPPDANLSPPAAAEELGYTFLPCVLVGLSNAPQFIINTENHNSLSTDIWANQVDALIIPATACGSSALLSLSQKQCQIITVAENKTLMQVPASMLRIPTLQVNSYLEAVGVLVAHKAGINPSSLTINNHQLPIIF; from the coding sequence ATCCAAAAACCATACACAGTAATTTTAATTATACCTACCGGCATTGGGGCGGCGATTGGCGGTTATGCTGGTGATGCGTTACCAGTAGCTAGAGTTATATCACAGGTATGCGATCGCTTGATTACTCACCCCAATGTTATGAACGGGGCAAGTCTATACTGGAATATTCCCAATGGCTTCTACGTCGAAGGATATGGTTTAGATAAATTTGCGGCTGGAGAATGGGGTTTACGTCCGGTTCGCAGTAATAGAGTCGGTTTGCTTTTAGACCAGGGTATCGAACCGGAATTAATGCTGCGACACTTGCAGGTAGCCGATGCAGCTAGAGCCACTCTAGGATTAAATATTACAAATCATGTTATTACTGATGCACCGCTAAACGTAGAATTACGAACTTCTCCATCAGGTGCTAGTTGGGGAACAATCGGTAATCCTGATAGTTTATTACGGGCTGCTGAAAAATTAATTATAGAAGAAAAAGCCGAAGCGATCGCTGTTGTTGCCCGTTTCCCCGACGATATGGACGAAACCGCAATTAAAAACTATCATCAAGGTCAAGGAGTAGATCCTATAGCCGGTGTAGAAGCCGTCATTAGCCATTTATTAGTTCGTACCTTTAAAATTCCCTGCGCCCATGCTCCTGCCCTTGCCAGCACCCCACCAGACGCAAATTTATCCCCCCCTGCAGCAGCGGAAGAATTGGGCTACACATTCTTACCTTGCGTTTTAGTTGGGTTGAGTAACGCCCCGCAATTTATCATTAATACAGAAAATCACAATTCTTTATCCACTGACATCTGGGCAAATCAAGTTGATGCTTTAATCATTCCTGCTACAGCTTGTGGAAGTAGTGCTTTATTGAGTTTAAGCCAGAAACAATGTCAAATAATTACAGTTGCAGAAAATAAAACTTTGATGCAAGTTCCTGCATCCATGTTAAGAATTCCCACCTTGCAGGTAAACTCATATTTAGAAGCAGTAGGTGTATTAGTCGCTCATAAAGCAGGTATCAATCCTTCCTCATTAACAATTAACAATCACCAATTACCAATTATTTTTTAA
- a CDS encoding CPBP family intramembrane glutamic endopeptidase, which yields MIEQQNQEPEIPYLTRTQVLVAMGVTAIILWIVAKLWLRWGNIALFKWHWQEQDLLLGISLGVIITILSGLAYRLSPSYRRSADYYLEMVLKPLVLPDLIWLGLLPGLSEELLFRGVMLPALGADYTAVILSSLCFGVLHLSGPEQWPYVIWATIVGIILGCSTLLSGNLLLPIVAHMVTNWLSSYLWKIQKL from the coding sequence GTGATTGAACAACAAAACCAAGAACCAGAAATACCCTATTTAACACGCACCCAAGTCTTAGTAGCAATGGGTGTAACCGCAATTATTCTCTGGATAGTTGCTAAATTATGGTTACGCTGGGGTAATATCGCGCTTTTTAAGTGGCACTGGCAAGAACAAGATTTATTATTAGGAATTAGTTTAGGTGTAATTATTACCATATTAAGTGGTTTAGCTTATCGTCTTTCCCCTTCCTACCGCAGAAGTGCCGATTATTATCTAGAAATGGTTCTTAAACCGTTAGTTTTACCAGACTTAATTTGGTTAGGACTACTTCCTGGTTTAAGTGAAGAATTATTATTTCGAGGTGTAATGCTACCCGCTTTAGGCGCAGATTATACCGCTGTGATCCTATCCAGTCTTTGTTTTGGAGTCCTACACCTTAGCGGTCCCGAACAATGGCCTTATGTAATTTGGGCAACCATTGTTGGTATTATTTTAGGTTGTAGCACCCTATTAAGTGGCAACTTGTTATTACCAATAGTTGCTCATATGGTGACAAATTGGCTATCTAGCTATTTATGGAAAATTCAAAAACTTTAG
- a CDS encoding WD40 repeat domain-containing protein: MNIILASSSDDQTIRIWDINNGKCLHILKGHSGRIWSVTFSPSGNKLASGSGDETVKIWNTATGDLLANLHDNHHRVRCVAFSPDETILVSGCDTQTLKLWDTNTGKCLRTLRGYTSWVRAVSFSPDGQKLASGSNDKTVRLWDIHTGECLTTLRGHSSWVRTVSFSPDGQKLASGSNDQTIRLWDIARGKCLKTLIGHKDWIWWVTFSPDGEILFSSSDDRTVKIWDANSGECLKTWQPLSSWIWSMALSPNGKILATGDDDYQVRLWDIDSKQCHHICIGHSLRVQALAFSHDGKTLASGSDDGMVKLWDVNTGQFLQEFEGHSRAVRAIAYSPDDKLLASSSDDQTIRLWDFTLRNTVSFTEHTQGVESLSFSPQDPVLASSSEDETIKIWDLQRGECRKTLKIHRLYEGMNINHATGLNQAQKETIIALGATNANRN, from the coding sequence TTGAATATAATATTGGCTAGTAGTAGTGATGACCAGACAATTAGAATATGGGATATTAATAATGGAAAATGTTTGCATATTTTAAAAGGGCATAGTGGGAGAATTTGGTCTGTTACTTTTAGTCCTAGTGGTAATAAATTGGCTAGTGGTAGTGGTGATGAAACCGTGAAAATTTGGAATACTGCTACCGGGGATTTATTAGCAAATTTACACGACAATCATCATCGAGTTCGTTGTGTGGCATTTAGTCCTGATGAAACCATATTAGTAAGTGGTTGTGATACACAAACTTTAAAACTGTGGGATACAAATACTGGAAAATGTCTGAGAACTTTACGGGGATATACAAGTTGGGTACGTGCTGTTAGTTTTAGTCCAGATGGTCAAAAATTAGCCAGTGGAAGCAATGATAAAACAGTGAGGTTATGGGATATTCACACAGGGGAATGTTTGACAACTTTAAGAGGACATAGCAGTTGGGTACGGACTGTTAGTTTTAGTCCAGATGGTCAAAAGTTAGCCAGTGGAAGTAATGATCAAACTATTAGGTTATGGGATATTGCTAGGGGAAAATGTCTCAAAACCCTAATTGGACATAAAGATTGGATATGGTGGGTAACTTTCAGTCCTGATGGTGAAATTTTGTTCAGTAGTAGTGATGATAGAACGGTGAAAATATGGGATGCTAATAGTGGAGAATGTCTAAAAACATGGCAACCTTTAAGTAGTTGGATCTGGTCTATGGCATTGAGTCCTAATGGTAAGATTTTGGCTACTGGTGATGATGATTATCAAGTCAGGTTATGGGATATTGACAGTAAACAATGCCACCATATTTGTATAGGACATTCTTTGCGTGTACAAGCCTTAGCTTTTAGTCATGATGGTAAAACTCTAGCAAGTGGCAGTGATGACGGCATGGTGAAGCTTTGGGATGTGAATACGGGTCAATTTTTACAGGAGTTTGAGGGACATTCTCGTGCTGTGAGAGCGATCGCCTATAGTCCTGATGATAAACTATTAGCAAGTAGTAGTGACGACCAAACTATTAGATTATGGGATTTCACACTCAGAAATACCGTCAGTTTCACAGAACATACTCAAGGTGTAGAATCACTTTCTTTCAGTCCTCAAGATCCAGTTTTAGCTAGTAGTAGCGAAGATGAAACAATTAAAATTTGGGATTTACAAAGAGGTGAATGTCGAAAAACTCTGAAAATTCACAGATTATACGAAGGTATGAACATCAACCATGCCACAGGTCTTAACCAAGCTCAAAAAGAAACAATAATCGCTCTAGGTGCTACTAATGCCAATAGAAATTAG
- a CDS encoding ParM/StbA family protein yields MTDQPPVANPMNAAAIPMNRTTAAASAATPMNSGNSGKPTNITGKTILSVDLGRTSTKTCVSRETANVAFIPANVKQTSIEQIRGGVFEAKATDPLMDLWLEYQGSGYAVGQLAADFGANLGVGQSKVEDALVKVLSSAGYFKLRDEIYVVLGLPFLSLEQFEREKEQLTSLVTGPHVVNFRGESITLHIAKVWVMPEGYGSLLWSETQPNKATAVPDFTKISVGIVDIGHQTIDMIMVDNFRFARAASKSEDFGMSKFYELVAKEIDGAVDSQSLALISAVNKPKGDRFYRPKGASKPSNLDDFLPNLTEQFSREICSRVLAWLPERVTDVIITGGGGEFFWEDVQRLLKEAKINAYLAAPSRQANALGQYIYGEAQLSAAVRARS; encoded by the coding sequence ATGACAGATCAACCGCCCGTAGCTAATCCCATGAACGCTGCTGCTATTCCTATGAACCGGACTACAGCAGCAGCATCAGCAGCCACACCAATGAATTCTGGAAATTCCGGCAAGCCAACCAATATTACGGGTAAAACTATTCTGAGTGTGGATTTAGGTAGAACCTCCACAAAGACTTGTGTGAGCCGTGAAACCGCTAATGTGGCTTTCATTCCTGCTAATGTGAAGCAAACATCAATTGAGCAGATCCGTGGTGGTGTGTTTGAAGCTAAGGCTACTGACCCACTAATGGATTTGTGGTTGGAGTATCAAGGTAGTGGCTATGCTGTAGGGCAATTAGCAGCCGATTTTGGGGCTAATCTTGGCGTTGGCCAATCTAAGGTAGAAGATGCGCTGGTCAAAGTTTTATCATCTGCTGGTTACTTTAAGCTCAGAGATGAAATTTATGTTGTCCTGGGACTGCCTTTTTTATCTTTGGAGCAATTTGAAAGAGAAAAGGAACAGTTAACTAGCTTGGTAACTGGACCTCATGTAGTAAATTTCCGAGGTGAATCCATAACTTTGCATATTGCCAAAGTCTGGGTAATGCCAGAAGGATATGGTAGTTTGCTGTGGTCAGAAACTCAACCGAATAAAGCAACAGCAGTTCCCGATTTTACGAAAATATCTGTGGGGATTGTGGATATTGGTCATCAAACCATTGATATGATCATGGTGGATAATTTCCGCTTTGCTAGGGCTGCTTCTAAGAGTGAAGACTTTGGGATGAGTAAGTTTTATGAACTGGTAGCTAAGGAAATAGATGGTGCTGTTGATAGTCAATCATTGGCACTGATTTCTGCGGTTAATAAGCCTAAAGGCGATCGCTTTTACCGTCCCAAAGGTGCTAGTAAGCCCAGCAATTTAGATGATTTTCTGCCTAACTTAACAGAACAGTTTTCACGGGAAATTTGCTCTCGTGTGTTAGCGTGGTTGCCAGAGCGGGTAACTGATGTGATTATTACAGGTGGTGGTGGAGAGTTTTTCTGGGAAGATGTCCAACGTCTACTCAAGGAAGCTAAAATCAATGCTTACTTAGCTGCACCTTCTCGGCAAGCTAATGCTTTGGGGCAGTATATTTATGGAGAAGCGCAATTATCTGCTGCTGTTCGCGCTAGGTCATAA